Proteins found in one Streptomyces sp. NBC_00461 genomic segment:
- a CDS encoding GAF domain-containing protein: MDDILDTPPDGALDRIAALAARLFDAQAATVTLVDTDRVWFKAAYGLAGVTQIGRDPGLCTSAILTGSPLVVPDTLRRLGHRTHQRAPPTPRQHMTGPNGR, from the coding sequence GTGGACGACATCCTGGACACTCCGCCCGACGGTGCCTTAGACCGGATCGCCGCGCTGGCCGCCCGCCTGTTCGACGCGCAGGCCGCGACGGTGACGCTCGTGGACACCGACCGGGTCTGGTTCAAGGCCGCGTACGGTCTGGCTGGGGTCACGCAGATCGGCCGGGACCCGGGACTGTGCACCTCGGCGATCCTCACCGGCAGCCCTCTGGTCGTCCCCGACACCCTCCGACGTCTCGGGCACCGCACACACCAGCGTGCCCCTCCCACTCCCCGACAGCACATGACCGGGCCGAACGGGCGATGA
- a CDS encoding GAF and ANTAR domain-containing protein: protein MNEQLLAKTFVELADNLVADFDLIDFLRLLTDRCVGMLDASAAGVLLADRDGKLRVMAASDEHVRVLELFQLQNDEGPCLDCFRTGAPVIIPDLTREVDRWPRFVTAAHRSGFGAVQALPMRLRDETVGALNLFRAVPGPFEPPATLIAQALADVATISLLQQRTAQRSTVLNEQLQTALNSRVLIEQAKGKLAERQGIDMEQAFSALRGYARSHNRRLSDVARAFIADSEPLAGLES from the coding sequence ATGAATGAACAGCTTCTGGCCAAGACCTTCGTTGAGCTGGCCGACAACCTGGTCGCCGACTTCGACCTCATCGACTTCCTGCGCCTGCTGACCGACCGCTGCGTCGGCATGCTCGACGCGAGCGCCGCCGGGGTGCTGCTCGCCGACCGGGACGGCAAACTCCGCGTCATGGCCGCCTCCGACGAACACGTGCGTGTGCTGGAGCTGTTCCAGCTCCAGAACGACGAAGGCCCCTGCCTCGATTGTTTCCGCACCGGCGCACCGGTGATCATCCCCGACCTGACCCGGGAGGTCGACCGCTGGCCGCGTTTCGTCACGGCGGCCCACCGCAGCGGGTTCGGGGCCGTCCAGGCTCTGCCCATGCGCCTGCGGGACGAGACCGTGGGCGCCCTGAACCTTTTCCGCGCCGTGCCCGGCCCCTTCGAACCGCCTGCCACACTCATCGCCCAGGCCCTGGCCGACGTCGCCACCATCAGCCTGCTGCAACAACGCACCGCCCAGCGCAGCACGGTGCTCAACGAGCAGCTGCAGACGGCGCTGAACAGCCGGGTGCTGATCGAACAGGCGAAGGGCAAGCTCGCCGAACGCCAGGGCATCGACATGGAGCAGGCGTTCAGCGCGCTGCGCGGCTACGCCCGTTCCCACAACCGGCGCCTGTCCGACGTGGCCCGCGCCTTCATCGCCGACTCCGAACCTCTGGCCGGTCTGGAGTCCTGA
- a CDS encoding Asp23/Gls24 family envelope stress response protein, whose product MTEQNGSTLPKPGSDEPRTGTTLHAARPGPQEPPETRGLTTIADGVVEKIAGIAAREVPGIHALGGGFTRTMGAMRDRVPGGQSSAGRGVKVEVGQKQTAIDLQVVVEYGVSITDLAAEVRENVIAAVERMTGLEVVEVNIAVNDVHLPDEDTQETGEDRVH is encoded by the coding sequence ATGACGGAGCAGAACGGTTCGACCCTGCCCAAGCCCGGCTCTGATGAGCCCCGCACCGGCACGACGCTGCACGCCGCACGGCCCGGGCCGCAGGAACCGCCGGAGACCCGCGGCCTGACCACCATCGCCGACGGGGTGGTGGAGAAGATCGCCGGCATCGCCGCACGGGAGGTCCCCGGAATCCACGCGCTGGGCGGCGGATTCACACGCACCATGGGAGCCATGCGCGACCGGGTCCCGGGCGGGCAATCGAGCGCGGGGCGCGGCGTCAAGGTCGAAGTCGGTCAGAAGCAGACCGCCATCGACCTCCAGGTCGTCGTCGAATACGGGGTGAGCATTACCGACCTCGCCGCAGAGGTCCGGGAGAACGTGATCGCGGCGGTGGAGCGGATGACGGGCCTGGAAGTCGTCGAGGTGAACATCGCGGTCAACGACGTGCACCTGCCGGACGAGGACACGCAGGAGACCGGCGAGGACCGGGTGCATTAG
- a CDS encoding DUF1003 domain-containing protein gives MSEQDSQAMHHPAVVAHRNSRAGDAQLRIADAITKFAGSMPFVYLHAVAFVLWMLFVEGSPWPTLTLVVSLEAIFLSTFVMIGQNRQAAFQQIKADHDFVEQELELKTNTELTRAIHVMTTELHRRLIEDGAER, from the coding sequence ATGAGCGAGCAGGACAGCCAGGCCATGCACCACCCCGCAGTCGTTGCGCACCGCAACAGCCGTGCCGGGGACGCCCAACTGCGGATCGCCGACGCCATCACCAAGTTCGCCGGTTCGATGCCGTTCGTCTACCTCCACGCCGTCGCCTTCGTGCTCTGGATGCTGTTCGTCGAGGGCAGCCCCTGGCCCACGTTGACGCTCGTGGTGTCGCTGGAAGCGATCTTCCTGTCCACGTTCGTCATGATCGGTCAGAACCGGCAGGCGGCCTTCCAGCAGATCAAGGCCGACCACGATTTCGTCGAGCAGGAGCTGGAACTCAAGACCAACACCGAGCTGACCCGGGCCATCCACGTCATGACCACGGAACTGCACCGCCGTCTGATCGAGGACGGCGCAGAGCGGTAG
- a CDS encoding DNA polymerase III subunit delta': MTVWDDLVGQEKVAEQLNAAARDADALVTAAATGAPPPEASKMTHAWLFTGPPGAGRTQTARAFAAALQCVSPDRALGGTPGCGFCDGCHTALVGTHADVTTVAAVGAQILADDMRDTVRKSFTSPANGRWQVILVEDAERLNEKSANAVLKAVEEPAPRTVWMLCAPSVDDVLPTIRSRCRHLSLLTPSVDAVADMLVRREGIEPPVAAMAARATQGHVDRARRLATDPAARERRAAVLKLPLRVAEIGGALRAAQELVDAAAEDAKQLAEERDGKETEELKTAMGASQGGRMPRGTAGVMKDLEDKQKRRRTRTQRDSLDLALTDLTGFYRDILALQLGSRVAIANVDAEDALERLARETSPESTLRRIEAIAACSDALDRNVAPLLAVEAMAMALRAG; this comes from the coding sequence ATGACCGTCTGGGACGACCTCGTCGGCCAGGAGAAGGTGGCCGAGCAGCTCAATGCCGCTGCCCGGGACGCCGACGCGCTGGTCACCGCGGCCGCCACCGGCGCGCCGCCGCCCGAGGCGTCGAAGATGACGCACGCGTGGTTGTTCACGGGGCCGCCGGGCGCGGGCCGGACCCAGACGGCTCGGGCGTTCGCCGCCGCGCTGCAGTGCGTCAGCCCCGACCGCGCGCTCGGCGGGACCCCCGGCTGCGGGTTCTGCGACGGCTGCCACACCGCCCTCGTCGGCACGCACGCGGACGTCACCACCGTCGCCGCCGTCGGTGCGCAGATCCTCGCCGATGACATGCGTGACACCGTCCGCAAGTCGTTCACTTCACCGGCGAACGGCCGCTGGCAGGTCATCCTCGTCGAGGACGCCGAGCGGCTGAACGAGAAATCGGCCAACGCCGTGCTGAAGGCGGTCGAGGAGCCCGCGCCGCGCACGGTCTGGATGCTGTGCGCGCCCTCTGTCGATGACGTGCTGCCCACCATCCGTTCCCGCTGCCGCCACCTCAGCCTGCTGACGCCCTCCGTGGACGCGGTCGCCGACATGCTCGTGCGGCGGGAGGGCATCGAACCGCCCGTCGCCGCCATGGCGGCGCGCGCCACGCAGGGGCACGTCGACCGGGCCCGCCGCCTGGCCACCGACCCGGCCGCCCGCGAGCGCCGCGCCGCCGTGCTGAAGCTGCCACTGCGGGTCGCGGAGATCGGCGGCGCGCTCAGGGCCGCCCAGGAACTCGTCGACGCGGCCGCCGAGGACGCCAAGCAACTCGCCGAGGAACGGGACGGCAAGGAGACCGAGGAGCTGAAGACGGCCATGGGCGCGTCCCAGGGCGGCCGGATGCCGCGCGGTACGGCGGGCGTGATGAAGGACCTGGAGGACAAGCAGAAGCGCCGCAGAACGCGTACGCAGCGCGACAGCCTCGATCTCGCCCTGACGGACCTCACCGGTTTCTACCGCGACATCCTCGCCCTCCAGCTCGGCTCCCGGGTGGCGATCGCCAACGTGGACGCCGAGGACGCCCTGGAGCGTCTCGCCCGCGAGACCTCTCCCGAGTCCACCCTCCGCCGCATCGAGGCGATCGCCGCCTGCAGCGACGCCCTCGACCGCAATGTCGCCCCGCTGCTCGCGGTGGAGGCGATGGCAATGGCCCTGAGAGCGGGCTGA
- a CDS encoding SigB/SigF/SigG family RNA polymerase sigma factor: MPDVRTQSPRSAHPYAHDDAPDTDAAFRRIVALPDGPQKTALRQEVVRAWAPMAVRLARRFRHHGESFEDLTQVAQLGLVKAVTRFDPSLGTAFPSFAIPTILGEVKRHFRDHLWDVHVPRRVQELRGRVRSAGNELASFHGHEPSVHAIAAHAGLTEAEVRLGQEALESFTALSLDAVPGPSGHSHPLTDTLGGPEPRFDVIVDREALRPLLRALPERERKILYMRFFGEMTQNRIALQLGLSQMHVSRLITRTCARLRDQVMAEPRG; encoded by the coding sequence ATGCCGGACGTACGCACACAGAGCCCAAGAAGCGCACATCCCTACGCCCACGACGACGCCCCGGACACCGATGCCGCGTTCCGCCGTATCGTCGCCCTGCCGGACGGCCCGCAGAAGACCGCGCTGCGCCAGGAGGTGGTGCGCGCCTGGGCACCGATGGCCGTACGGCTCGCCCGGCGCTTCCGCCATCACGGCGAGTCCTTCGAAGACCTCACGCAGGTCGCCCAACTCGGCCTGGTCAAGGCGGTGACCCGCTTCGACCCGAGCCTCGGCACCGCCTTTCCGAGCTTTGCCATACCGACGATCCTCGGTGAGGTGAAACGGCATTTCCGTGACCATCTCTGGGACGTACATGTGCCGCGACGCGTGCAGGAGCTTCGCGGCCGGGTCCGCTCCGCCGGGAATGAGCTCGCTTCGTTCCACGGCCACGAACCCTCCGTTCACGCGATCGCCGCGCACGCCGGCCTCACCGAGGCGGAGGTACGGCTCGGCCAGGAGGCACTGGAGAGCTTCACCGCCCTGTCCCTGGACGCCGTACCCGGCCCTTCCGGGCACAGCCACCCACTGACGGACACGCTCGGTGGCCCGGAGCCGCGCTTCGACGTGATCGTCGACCGTGAGGCGCTGCGCCCGCTGCTGCGGGCCCTGCCCGAACGCGAACGGAAGATCCTCTACATGAGGTTCTTCGGGGAGATGACACAGAACCGCATCGCCCTGCAGCTCGGTCTCTCGCAGATGCACGTCTCCCGTCTGATCACCCGCACTTGTGCGCGCCTGCGCGACCAGGTGATGGCCGAGCCCCGCGGCTAG
- a CDS encoding CsbD family protein — protein sequence MTVGRTIRHRTQALKGRITERIGRTTRNRRLQRRGRTDQVSGNLKQAGDKAKDTFKL from the coding sequence ATGACCGTCGGACGGACGATCAGGCACAGGACACAGGCGCTGAAAGGCCGGATCACCGAACGCATCGGCCGAACCACCCGCAACAGGCGACTGCAGCGGCGCGGCAGGACCGACCAGGTCTCCGGAAACCTGAAGCAGGCCGGGGACAAAGCCAAGGACACTTTCAAGCTCTGA
- a CDS encoding STAS domain-containing protein yields the protein MPLPQLTVCRHDRRKRALITLAGEIDLESASLVRAALERCLYDDMHTIDVDLTPVTFCDCSGLNAFLYAAQQTTLAGGTLRLHHPPPMLALVVGLAGCGFLLLGTPFGPLPPPLGDTAAMPAPAPPHRSVPLAPVLSGDVR from the coding sequence ATGCCCCTCCCGCAGCTCACCGTGTGTCGCCATGACCGGAGGAAACGGGCACTGATCACCCTGGCCGGTGAGATCGATCTGGAATCGGCGTCACTGGTGCGCGCGGCACTGGAGCGGTGTCTGTACGACGACATGCACACCATCGACGTCGACCTCACCCCCGTCACCTTCTGTGACTGCAGCGGACTCAACGCCTTCCTGTACGCCGCGCAGCAGACCACCCTGGCGGGCGGGACCCTGCGACTGCACCACCCGCCGCCTATGCTCGCCCTTGTCGTCGGCCTCGCCGGCTGCGGGTTCCTTCTCCTCGGCACTCCGTTCGGCCCCCTGCCACCTCCTCTCGGGGACACCGCGGCCATGCCCGCTCCAGCCCCGCCACACCGGTCTGTCCCGCTTGCGCCTGTTCTCTCGGGCGATGTGCGATGA
- a CDS encoding AAA family ATPase produces MFDRVFEWAELTRFATLPGPRATLGVVSGRRRQGKTFLLDAVTRASGGFMFTATETTEADALRQFGEALARYRGQPTPFRFAHWDEAVAELMRIADAGGPTVAVIDEFPFLAKASPSLPSIIQRALDPAAQHTNTPVRLLLCGSALSFMGRLLSGNAPLRGRAGLELVVPTLDFRLAAEFWQIDDPRTALLTNAIVGGTPAYRREFTQGDTPAEPDDFDDWVIRAVLNPARPLFREARYLLAEEPELHDTALYHSVLAAIAAGNAARGGIADYLGRKSTDLAHPLSVLQDVGMITHEADAFRRNRSAYRIAEPLVTFYHAVMRPAWGDLERPGRASDVWRRAQSTFRSRVVGPHFEQVCREWARWHAAPDTHGGHVTRVASGAVNDPAARTSHEVDVAVHGESHEGRQVLLAIGEAKWSDVMGAGHLERLRHIRSLMTRSGTATEATRLFCFSGTGFTDELHHLAKGDRTIQLIDLPRLYHGE; encoded by the coding sequence ATGTTCGACCGTGTCTTCGAATGGGCCGAGCTGACCCGGTTCGCCACCCTGCCTGGCCCGCGGGCCACGCTGGGCGTGGTCTCCGGTCGCCGCCGGCAGGGCAAGACCTTCCTGCTCGACGCCGTCACTCGTGCCAGTGGCGGCTTCATGTTCACCGCCACCGAGACCACCGAGGCCGACGCCCTGCGTCAGTTCGGTGAGGCACTGGCCCGTTATCGCGGGCAGCCCACTCCGTTCCGTTTCGCGCACTGGGACGAGGCGGTCGCGGAACTCATGCGCATCGCCGACGCGGGCGGCCCCACCGTGGCGGTCATCGACGAGTTCCCTTTCCTCGCCAAGGCGTCTCCCTCCCTGCCTTCGATCATCCAGCGCGCTCTGGACCCTGCTGCCCAGCACACCAACACTCCCGTGCGTCTGCTGTTGTGCGGCTCCGCGCTGTCGTTCATGGGCCGGTTGCTGTCCGGCAATGCTCCGCTTCGTGGCCGAGCCGGCCTCGAACTCGTGGTCCCGACCCTGGACTTCCGGCTCGCGGCCGAGTTCTGGCAGATCGACGACCCGCGCACGGCGTTGCTGACCAATGCCATCGTCGGGGGTACCCCCGCCTACCGTCGTGAGTTCACCCAGGGGGACACCCCTGCCGAGCCGGACGACTTCGACGACTGGGTCATCCGCGCCGTCCTCAACCCGGCGCGTCCGCTCTTTCGGGAGGCACGCTACCTTCTCGCCGAAGAGCCCGAACTCCACGACACCGCGCTGTACCACTCGGTGCTGGCAGCCATCGCCGCGGGTAACGCGGCTCGTGGTGGCATCGCCGACTACCTGGGGCGCAAGTCCACCGACCTCGCCCACCCGCTGAGCGTGCTCCAGGACGTCGGCATGATCACCCACGAGGCCGATGCCTTTCGCCGCAACCGCTCCGCCTACCGCATCGCCGAGCCGCTCGTCACCTTCTACCACGCGGTCATGCGCCCGGCCTGGGGTGATCTGGAACGCCCCGGGCGGGCCTCCGACGTATGGCGCCGCGCCCAGTCCACCTTCCGCAGCAGGGTCGTCGGTCCGCACTTCGAGCAGGTCTGTAGGGAATGGGCCCGCTGGCACGCTGCGCCCGACACTCACGGAGGGCATGTCACGCGGGTCGCCAGCGGTGCCGTCAACGACCCCGCGGCCAGGACGAGCCACGAAGTCGACGTCGCCGTCCATGGTGAGTCCCACGAGGGCCGTCAGGTGCTGCTTGCCATTGGAGAAGCGAAGTGGAGCGACGTGATGGGAGCCGGCCACCTGGAACGTCTGCGGCACATCCGTTCCCTCATGACCAGAAGCGGCACGGCCACCGAGGCGACACGGCTGTTCTGCTTCAGCGGCACCGGCTTCACCGATGAACTGCACCACCTCGCGAAGGGCGACCGCACGATCCAACTCATCGACCTGCCTCGCCTCTACCACGGCGAGTGA
- a CDS encoding hydrophobic protein: MIWILLLLLILVVFGFGFTMQILWWVAAALLIVWIAGFAMRGRSGGRRRYSRR; this comes from the coding sequence ATGATCTGGATTCTTCTCCTACTGCTGATCCTGGTGGTGTTCGGGTTCGGCTTCACGATGCAGATCCTGTGGTGGGTCGCCGCCGCCCTGCTGATCGTCTGGATCGCCGGCTTCGCCATGCGGGGGCGCAGTGGTGGCCGCCGCCGGTACAGCCGCAGGTAG
- a CDS encoding alpha/beta hydrolase, which produces MYIWRSSRPCRPRTAATLLAAAALLVSACSSGDTASTSGNAADAALAALPQSTPSTLSSYYGQKLSWRTCGVPGFQCATMKAPLDYARQGAGDMRLAVARKKATGKGKPLGSLLVNPGGPGGSAIGYLQQYAAIGYPAKVRARYDMVAIDPRGVARSEPVECLNGRQMDAYTQTDATPDDRKETDQLVGAYKKFAESCGKHSTKLLRHVSTVEAARDMDILRAALGDAKLTYVGASYGTFLGATYAGLFPHRVGRLVLDGAMDPSLTARRMNLDQTAGFETAFQSFAKDCVQQTDCPLGRKGTTPDQVGDNLSAFFKKLDAHPVPTGDADGRKLGEALATTGVIAAMYDEGAWAQLREALTSAMKENDGAGLLVLSDSYYERDADGRYSNLMSANAAVNCLDLPGAFSGPDQVEKALPSFQEASPVFGEGLAWASLNCAYWPVKPTGAPHRIEAEGAAPIVVVGTTRDPATPYRWAQSLSRQLSSARLLTYEGDGHTAYGRGSTCIDSTIDAYLLRGTPPTKGKRCS; this is translated from the coding sequence ATGTACATCTGGCGCAGCTCCCGTCCCTGCCGGCCCCGAACCGCCGCCACTCTCCTCGCCGCGGCCGCGCTGCTCGTCTCCGCCTGTTCCTCCGGAGACACGGCGAGCACCAGCGGCAACGCGGCGGACGCGGCCCTGGCCGCACTGCCGCAGTCGACGCCGTCCACCCTCTCGTCGTACTACGGGCAGAAGCTGAGCTGGCGCACCTGCGGAGTCCCCGGTTTCCAGTGCGCCACGATGAAGGCGCCGCTCGACTACGCCAGGCAGGGCGCCGGGGACATGCGGCTCGCCGTCGCCCGCAAGAAGGCGACGGGCAAGGGCAAGCCGCTCGGTTCGCTGCTCGTGAACCCGGGCGGGCCGGGAGGCTCGGCGATCGGGTACCTGCAGCAGTACGCCGCCATCGGCTACCCGGCGAAGGTCCGCGCCCGCTACGACATGGTCGCGATCGATCCGCGCGGCGTCGCCCGCAGCGAGCCCGTGGAATGCCTCAACGGCCGGCAGATGGACGCGTACACACAGACGGACGCCACGCCCGACGACCGGAAGGAGACGGACCAACTCGTCGGCGCGTACAAGAAGTTCGCGGAGAGCTGCGGGAAGCACTCGACGAAGCTGCTGCGGCATGTCTCCACCGTCGAGGCGGCTCGCGACATGGACATCCTGCGGGCGGCGCTCGGGGACGCGAAACTGACGTACGTGGGGGCGTCGTACGGGACGTTCCTCGGGGCGACGTACGCCGGACTGTTCCCCCACCGGGTGGGGCGGCTGGTGCTGGACGGCGCGATGGACCCCTCGCTGACCGCGCGCCGCATGAACCTGGACCAGACGGCGGGGTTCGAGACGGCGTTCCAGTCCTTCGCCAAGGACTGCGTGCAGCAGACGGACTGCCCGCTCGGCCGCAAGGGCACCACACCGGACCAGGTCGGCGACAACCTCAGCGCCTTCTTCAAGAAGCTGGACGCGCACCCCGTGCCCACCGGCGACGCCGACGGCCGCAAGCTCGGCGAGGCCCTCGCCACCACCGGCGTGATCGCGGCGATGTACGACGAGGGCGCGTGGGCGCAGCTGCGCGAGGCGCTGACGTCGGCGATGAAGGAGAACGACGGCGCCGGCCTGCTCGTCCTCTCCGACAGCTACTACGAGCGCGACGCCGACGGCCGCTACTCGAACCTCATGTCCGCGAACGCCGCCGTCAACTGCCTCGACCTCCCGGGCGCCTTCTCCGGCCCCGACCAGGTGGAGAAGGCGCTCCCGTCCTTCCAGGAGGCATCCCCGGTCTTCGGTGAGGGCCTCGCCTGGGCCTCGCTGAACTGCGCGTACTGGCCGGTGAAGCCCACGGGCGCACCGCACCGCATCGAGGCGGAGGGCGCCGCGCCCATCGTCGTGGTCGGCACCACCCGCGACCCGGCGACCCCGTACCGCTGGGCCCAGTCCCTGTCCCGTCAGCTCTCCTCCGCCCGCCTCCTCACCTACGAGGGCGACGGCCACACCGCCTACGGCCGCGGCAGCACCTGCATCGACTCCACGATCGACGCGTACCTGCTCCGCGGAACCCCTCCGACCAAGGGAAAGCGCTGCTCCTAG
- a CDS encoding ANTAR domain-containing protein produces MVPERRSARIQMLVAEQAARRGARVGVVDVCTAAVAALPVGGAGLSAMSKAAPSHPLCSTDDISEQLEELQLTLGEGPCVDAFLHGSAVLTPDLLTRDLQDRWMVFAEAALEAGARAVFALPLQMGAISPGVLDLYADVPVRLDAEELADALAFSDLATLVLLDARIDETGGPRDGPVGDLGTYRAEIDQASGMLTVQLGVGIEEAFVRLRAYAYAQGRRLADVAADVVARQLRFPPDAEPGQAEEKT; encoded by the coding sequence GTGGTCCCTGAGAGGCGGTCGGCCCGCATTCAGATGCTGGTGGCCGAGCAGGCGGCCCGGCGCGGTGCCCGGGTCGGTGTGGTGGACGTGTGTACCGCGGCTGTGGCCGCGCTGCCGGTCGGCGGGGCCGGGCTGTCGGCGATGTCCAAGGCCGCGCCGAGCCACCCGCTGTGCAGCACCGACGACATCAGCGAGCAACTGGAAGAGCTCCAGCTCACGCTGGGCGAAGGGCCCTGTGTGGACGCCTTCCTGCACGGCTCGGCCGTCCTGACACCCGATCTGCTCACCCGTGACCTGCAGGACCGCTGGATGGTCTTCGCCGAGGCGGCCCTGGAAGCCGGGGCACGCGCGGTCTTCGCGCTCCCTCTGCAGATGGGGGCGATCAGCCCGGGAGTTCTGGACCTGTACGCCGATGTTCCGGTCCGGTTGGACGCGGAGGAACTGGCGGACGCGCTGGCGTTCTCCGATCTCGCGACTTTGGTACTGCTCGACGCGCGAATCGACGAGACGGGCGGGCCGCGCGATGGTCCCGTCGGGGACCTGGGCACATACCGGGCGGAGATCGACCAGGCCAGCGGGATGCTCACGGTCCAGCTCGGGGTCGGCATCGAGGAAGCCTTCGTAAGGCTCCGCGCCTACGCCTATGCACAGGGACGCCGGCTCGCCGACGTGGCCGCGGACGTGGTGGCCCGGCAGCTTCGTTTCCCACCGGACGCGGAGCCGGGGCAGGCCGAGGAGAAAACCTGA
- a CDS encoding ANTAR domain-containing protein: MHQVTTPREAQPLSTTAAAALLAEVVELRASNEQLGRALVSRAVIDQARGMVMALAPCSSERAWDLLVDVSQRCNIKLRDVAAALVATTKDEALPERVRQELRQALRRLRSADRR, encoded by the coding sequence ATGCACCAGGTGACCACGCCCCGTGAAGCGCAGCCGCTGTCGACGACTGCGGCTGCGGCTCTGCTGGCCGAGGTCGTCGAACTGCGCGCCAGCAACGAGCAGTTGGGGCGGGCGCTGGTGAGCCGTGCGGTGATCGACCAGGCGCGCGGCATGGTGATGGCCCTGGCGCCCTGTTCCAGTGAGAGGGCCTGGGATCTGCTGGTGGACGTGTCGCAGCGCTGCAACATCAAGCTCCGGGACGTGGCCGCGGCGCTGGTCGCCACGACGAAGGACGAGGCGCTCCCGGAACGGGTACGACAGGAGCTGCGCCAGGCACTGCGGCGCCTCCGTTCGGCGGACCGGAGATGA